One window of Rasiella rasia genomic DNA carries:
- a CDS encoding IS3 family transposase, whose translation MKTVEKNSKEKLFSKKIICHGFSLKRDALYKYQKRFVERKQLESQVIELVHKRRRTLPREGTRKLMKSLDCDFQKHNLKIGRDRLFRILRENDLLIRRKKYSSRTTHSHHRFYKYDNIIKDVAIDRPNQVWAADITYIRTIKGFCYLALITDMHSRKIVGFDLSDSLELSGCVRALKKALYANRGLKNLIHHSDRGIQYCSNVYTNELKRKSIAISMTQENHCYENALAERVNGILKDEFYLDQTFASVKEAKSATKNAIKLYNSERLHLSLNYKTPNYVHKNAA comes from the coding sequence ATGAAAACTGTCGAGAAAAACTCAAAAGAGAAGCTATTCAGCAAAAAGATTATTTGCCATGGCTTCTCCTTAAAACGTGATGCGCTCTACAAGTACCAGAAACGATTTGTCGAACGAAAACAACTGGAAAGCCAAGTTATAGAACTCGTCCATAAAAGACGAAGGACACTCCCCAGAGAAGGTACTCGAAAACTAATGAAATCACTCGATTGTGACTTCCAGAAGCACAACCTGAAAATTGGAAGAGACCGATTGTTCCGGATTCTAAGAGAAAATGACCTGTTGATACGGCGAAAGAAATATTCGTCCCGAACAACCCATTCGCACCATAGGTTCTACAAGTATGACAATATCATCAAAGATGTAGCCATTGATAGACCAAATCAGGTCTGGGCGGCAGATATCACTTACATCAGGACCATAAAGGGGTTTTGCTACCTAGCGCTCATAACGGACATGCACTCGCGAAAAATCGTGGGATTTGACCTCAGTGATAGCTTGGAACTCTCTGGATGTGTCAGGGCGCTCAAAAAAGCCCTGTACGCAAACAGAGGACTGAAAAACCTGATACACCACTCTGATCGCGGAATACAGTATTGCAGTAATGTCTATACAAACGAACTAAAAAGAAAAAGCATCGCCATAAGTATGACACAAGAGAACCACTGTTATGAGAACGCCCTGGCAGAACGTGTAAACGGAATTCTAAAAGATGAATTCTACCTCGACCAGACCTTTGCCAGCGTGAAGGAAGCAAAAAGTGCAACCAAAAATGCAATCAAACTTTACAACTCTGAAAGATTACATTTATCTTTAAACTATAAAACACCTAACTACGTGCACAAAAATGCCGCTTAA
- a CDS encoding nuclear transport factor 2 family protein, translated as MNTQTKEGIRKTIENLIATATTFDIDKLDEIYHDNLHVLMIDASGQTMISNKQTFIDLFQSKLDNGDEPLNTWVEFIHIECNQTNGHAVLKRKVNLTGIEQKIALSIDLIWEDNRWQVTREVIFTAFE; from the coding sequence ATGAATACACAAACAAAAGAAGGAATAAGAAAAACGATTGAGAATTTAATAGCAACCGCCACAACTTTTGATATTGATAAATTAGATGAAATTTATCACGATAATTTGCATGTACTAATGATTGATGCATCTGGACAAACAATGATTTCCAATAAGCAAACGTTTATAGATTTATTTCAATCTAAACTTGATAATGGAGATGAACCTTTAAATACTTGGGTTGAATTTATCCACATTGAATGCAATCAAACTAATGGTCATGCAGTATTAAAGCGAAAAGTAAACTTAACTGGAATTGAACAAAAGATAGCGCTTAGTATTGATTTAATTTGGGAAGATAATCGTTGGCAAGTAACTAGAGAAGTTATTTTTACAGCATTTGAATAA
- a CDS encoding DoxX family protein, with the protein MKRNKIIYWTSTGILSALFMFSAIMYFFNYTYVESAFTSLGFPTWIIYPLATLKLLGIIAILSKKSLFLKELAYAGFLFDVLLALIAHLAIGDGEQMPAVIGVIAVTTSWIYDRKVFGKYTQSSTKS; encoded by the coding sequence ATGAAAAGAAACAAAATTATTTATTGGACCTCAACAGGAATACTTAGTGCATTATTCATGTTTAGTGCTATAATGTATTTTTTTAATTACACATACGTTGAAAGTGCTTTTACAAGTCTTGGGTTTCCAACTTGGATAATCTATCCATTAGCAACATTAAAATTGTTAGGCATAATTGCCATACTGTCTAAAAAGTCTCTATTTCTAAAAGAGCTTGCTTACGCTGGTTTTCTATTTGATGTCTTATTAGCATTGATAGCTCATTTGGCTATTGGTGACGGAGAACAAATGCCAGCTGTAATTGGTGTAATTGCCGTTACTACCTCATGGATTTATGATAGAAAAGTCTTTGGAAAATATACGCAAAGCAGTACTAAATCTTAA
- a CDS encoding DUF6090 family protein yields the protein MIKFFRKIRQNLLSENKFSKYLIYAIGEIILVVIGILIALQINNSNELRVQSKLEQNYLIALQEEFEYNKIMLEKLMINNSKYADFALELIKKMGPDEPQLSEKEFSKIFFNVTLNEVVYHPSNGVLDEIISSGKLDLFKNQDLKNLLSSWGGHLDKVQFQETELAKYRIALIDQWMDEGNPRQGVIDTRGNVYDLPNSKFNIQNRHLLKSPKFDNKLTGFVFSARSANINYYGKLEEKIQSILQIIKTELE from the coding sequence ATGATAAAATTCTTTAGAAAAATTAGACAAAATTTACTCTCTGAAAATAAATTCAGTAAGTATCTCATCTATGCTATTGGAGAAATAATTCTTGTTGTTATTGGGATTTTGATTGCGCTTCAGATTAATAATTCTAATGAACTAAGAGTACAGAGCAAATTAGAACAAAACTATCTTATTGCATTGCAGGAAGAATTTGAGTACAACAAAATAATGCTTGAAAAATTGATGATTAATAATTCCAAATATGCTGATTTTGCATTAGAACTAATCAAGAAAATGGGGCCAGATGAACCCCAATTAAGTGAGAAAGAATTCTCTAAGATTTTCTTTAATGTTACACTCAACGAGGTGGTTTACCATCCAAGCAATGGAGTGCTTGATGAAATAATAAGTTCAGGAAAACTTGATCTTTTTAAAAATCAAGATTTGAAAAACCTTCTTTCATCATGGGGAGGTCACTTGGATAAGGTTCAGTTCCAAGAAACGGAACTTGCTAAATATAGAATTGCATTAATCGACCAATGGATGGATGAAGGGAATCCTCGACAAGGGGTAATTGATACAAGAGGCAATGTTTATGACCTTCCCAATTCAAAATTTAATATACAAAATAGGCATTTACTAAAGTCGCCAAAGTTTGACAACAAATTAACCGGATTTGTTTTTTCAGCTAGGTCGGCTAACATCAACTATTACGGTAAACTCGAAGAGAAAATACAATCTATTCTTCAAATTATCAAAACAGAATTAGAATGA
- a CDS encoding peroxiredoxin-like family protein, which translates to MTLQEQLKQMRNATMERMPQSIIKVFTDSIDDIRKNKLKENALQVGDYVPNMNLQDNSGDSSLLSDLIEQKFLILNFYRGGWCPYCNMELREYERLREAFNELNADIVGISAEISKLANATTNKNALSFPVLTDVDAQLMKAIGIVFKLDEASKKEFENLGMDFTKIHGNNNFELPVPAVYIINKKMEVVFVHFEEDYMTRIEPTELLHILKNNLQTEKI; encoded by the coding sequence ATGACATTGCAAGAACAATTAAAACAAATGCGGAATGCTACTATGGAAAGAATGCCGCAGTCAATAATTAAAGTCTTCACCGATAGTATTGATGACATCAGAAAAAATAAGTTAAAAGAGAATGCCCTACAAGTAGGTGATTATGTTCCAAATATGAATCTTCAAGATAATAGTGGAGATAGTTCATTATTAAGTGATTTAATAGAACAGAAGTTTCTAATTCTAAACTTTTACAGAGGCGGTTGGTGTCCTTATTGTAATATGGAACTTCGTGAGTATGAGCGATTAAGAGAAGCCTTTAATGAACTAAATGCTGACATTGTAGGAATAAGTGCAGAAATAAGTAAGCTTGCTAATGCAACTACCAATAAAAACGCCTTATCATTTCCGGTTTTAACAGATGTAGATGCTCAATTGATGAAAGCAATTGGTATCGTTTTTAAACTAGATGAAGCCTCCAAAAAGGAATTTGAAAATTTAGGCATGGATTTCACAAAAATTCACGGGAACAACAATTTTGAATTACCGGTTCCAGCGGTATATATTATTAATAAAAAAATGGAAGTAGTATTTGTCCATTTTGAAGAAGATTATATGACACGAATTGAACCCACAGAACTATTACACATTTTAAAAAACAACCTACAAACCGAAAAAATTTAA
- a CDS encoding transposase has protein sequence MYKNDGYSRRYSESFKLKVLTELSKGNHSKRQIGLLYGIQPSTINEWIKKYNRTDLMNTRVIVQTDDEISRIKALQKELKQLKELLIKKDLDKMIDDSYLEVAAEKLGYKDVSELKKKLNIKP, from the coding sequence ATGTATAAAAATGATGGATATTCAAGACGTTACAGCGAGAGCTTTAAATTGAAAGTTCTGACAGAACTTTCAAAAGGTAACCACTCCAAAAGACAAATCGGACTCCTTTACGGAATCCAGCCCAGTACCATTAACGAATGGATCAAAAAGTACAATCGAACCGATTTAATGAACACCCGTGTAATCGTGCAAACAGATGATGAAATCAGCCGAATAAAGGCACTCCAGAAAGAACTCAAGCAGCTGAAAGAACTCCTGATTAAAAAGGATCTCGACAAGATGATCGATGATAGTTACCTGGAAGTGGCCGCCGAAAAACTGGGCTACAAAGATGTTTCGGAACTTAAAAAAAAACTAAACATCAAGCCCTAA
- a CDS encoding DUF6090 family protein yields the protein MIKFFRKIRQNLLSEGKTGKYFKYAIGEIILVVIGILIALQINNWNENRKNKITEANYYCRILDDFELNEKLIDENYELTTNRIELTKELIKDLNIIPNDRSIILNKFTAALRHDVSVPSNITFEDLTSSGQLKLLTDIKLKNRLIEYSTFLDNSVNLLKENRNEIVKRYTDFELITELGYQDIDYMKKELDKEHIALLPNVNWTNDPTHPYFIKFQDNLVFILGMQIRQKHHFSNLRQELQKPMKLLRDKKCK from the coding sequence ATGATAAAATTCTTTAGAAAAATTAGACAAAACTTACTTTCAGAAGGAAAGACTGGAAAGTATTTTAAATATGCCATCGGAGAAATCATTCTTGTCGTTATTGGAATTTTAATTGCTTTGCAGATAAATAATTGGAATGAAAACCGAAAAAATAAGATTACTGAAGCAAATTATTATTGTAGAATTTTAGATGACTTTGAACTAAATGAAAAGTTAATTGATGAAAATTATGAGCTAACAACCAACAGAATAGAACTAACTAAAGAGCTTATAAAAGATTTAAACATTATACCAAATGATAGGAGTATAATTCTTAACAAATTTACTGCCGCTTTAAGACACGATGTTTCTGTACCCAGTAACATTACTTTTGAAGATTTAACATCTTCTGGACAATTAAAACTGTTAACGGATATTAAATTAAAGAACAGACTGATTGAATACAGTACATTTTTGGATAATTCTGTAAATCTACTAAAAGAAAATCGGAATGAAATTGTTAAAAGATATACTGATTTTGAGCTTATAACTGAATTAGGATATCAAGACATTGACTATATGAAAAAAGAGCTTGATAAGGAACATATTGCTTTATTGCCAAACGTTAATTGGACCAACGACCCTACTCACCCATATTTCATAAAATTTCAAGACAATCTTGTTTTTATTTTGGGTATGCAAATTAGGCAGAAACATCATTTTTCTAATTTAAGACAAGAATTACAGAAACCTATGAAACTATTAAGAGATAAAAAGTGTAAATAA